One genomic region from Bacillus horti encodes:
- a CDS encoding leucine-rich repeat protein translates to MLKGKRHKWKGYIRKTGMIGLMMLLVLPNMLISSVSEVFADEADFDFLVVGETVTIVGYLGTDMDVEIPEQIEGKDVTVIADQAFMMKTLNSVTIPRTVTTIGMGAFMGCELDSIILNEGLEEIGAMAFAGNRMEHVDIPGTVTTIAQGAFSQGNLSTLTLREGLKTIGDQAFWDNEIQAVHIPEGVEVIGEKAFIDNKLEEVKLPGTITSIGEQAFLGEDGKNNIRTLTLHEGLSSIGESAFKDNLLESVHIPGSVSVIEKEAFMGNAIQTLILNEGIGAIGEQAFEQNNIEEVVIPSTVNLISSSAFLRNEINTLTLPVAVGAIGDAAFAFNPLNEVKVYNDELEFGMFPFMQAPPAAPGDITLFGRSGSTTEEYAIANGYTFQVLEESGSTVCGEHTDFECAVNDDDTVTITGYDDYATKDVVIPQLIDGKTVTVIGEGAFAFKGLTSVTIPDSVTDIGEDAFTYNQLTSVILPNSLTSIEEGTFQANQLTSLVIPDFVVNIGQRAFHDNQLTSVTIPNSVVTIGYGAFWVNQLTEITIPDSVEFIGASAFSVNELSSVTIPESVKNIREQSFGRNPLQMVQFEGAVPIFGANPFATPLLDANFEGWYTDENFDNAWDHTVPGPMTIYGKWKEDCGEEECLGMNLTPSETNPTNQDVTISVNVNRLPESIRELKWAKGDQSLAYFQAGGGELVTSNEFIVSENDTYTAYVQDVLGRELIATIQINNIDKTPPVVTGVTDGEVYNAPVIISFNEGTATLNGIAFTSGTTVSANGEYELIVTDEAGNETTVTFEMNQSDYIYVNNGSNTVRITGYRGNDTSIEIPNTLDGQTVAAIGNYAFSEKNLESVVIPDSVTSIGEYAFFENILQEIEIPGSVITIGNHAFRDNNLASVTFSEGLERIGGNAFLNNYITELTIPDTVTLIDYGAFVGNNITELTLGENVQTIEAAAFWFNNLQSVTIPESVRSIGRSAFSNNQIKEFIVLSNQVNINPDVLHDSNPANPEELTIHGYCGSTANELANHWGYSFEQLEVDECLMITLTPSGTEPTNEDVTVLIDVISDIANVVELKWAKGSKDFVDFRDGDGEDVTDNQFTVSENGTYTVYVKDKTGNEKVERIEINNIDKSLLIIHVQIVDGETITLHVYGSDSIQQLKQKIQDAVGIAPKNQKITFAGKVLEDGRTIADYNILNDATVQLVVLSSDGTKAPSPGGGGGVYIPSRDISLDRLEVIVDGKNILPFDPAQFEYDLGDTEAEIVEIIVKTHHPKAKITLDDEAFVDEQTLLLNEGKNIFDIVIIAENGAEQAYTIILNQLEKVPFTDIAGHWAEGYIKKTYWGKMFYGYSDKTFRPDDQISRMEVTSVLVRLLELDEQKQVPFIDVQSIGKDAMKELEKAYTNGMVKGYLDQTFKPYADVTRAHLALIFYRTYEKLNRTPYKPKQLTYFPDIAGYDQETQNAIAMLVELKIAEGSGGKFMPNDQVTRAQAAKMLVNFKEVLGRLEDK, encoded by the coding sequence ATGTTAAAGGGAAAACGCCATAAATGGAAAGGTTATATTCGTAAAACCGGGATGATTGGGCTCATGATGTTACTCGTTCTTCCTAATATGCTAATTAGCTCCGTATCAGAAGTTTTTGCGGACGAGGCGGATTTCGATTTTTTGGTTGTTGGTGAAACGGTAACGATCGTAGGGTATTTGGGTACGGATATGGACGTGGAGATTCCGGAACAGATTGAGGGAAAAGATGTTACAGTGATTGCAGATCAGGCATTTATGATGAAAACATTGAATTCCGTAACGATTCCCCGGACTGTCACTACCATAGGAATGGGGGCATTTATGGGATGTGAATTGGACTCTATTATTTTAAATGAAGGATTAGAAGAAATAGGCGCGATGGCATTTGCGGGCAATCGAATGGAGCATGTGGACATACCGGGGACAGTGACAACAATTGCTCAGGGAGCATTCAGTCAGGGAAACTTGAGTACGTTAACCTTAAGAGAAGGTTTGAAAACAATAGGAGATCAAGCATTTTGGGATAATGAAATACAAGCAGTGCATATTCCGGAAGGCGTGGAGGTAATTGGTGAGAAGGCATTTATTGATAACAAGCTGGAGGAAGTGAAGCTGCCTGGCACCATTACTTCTATTGGCGAGCAGGCATTTTTAGGTGAAGACGGTAAAAATAACATTCGTACGTTAACTTTGCACGAAGGATTAAGTTCAATAGGGGAAAGTGCCTTTAAAGATAACTTGCTGGAATCGGTTCATATTCCTGGCAGCGTGTCTGTAATTGAAAAAGAAGCATTCATGGGAAATGCGATACAAACGCTTATCTTAAATGAAGGTATAGGGGCCATTGGCGAGCAAGCCTTTGAACAGAATAATATAGAAGAAGTAGTGATCCCCAGTACTGTGAACCTTATCTCGTCGAGTGCATTTTTAAGAAACGAGATCAATACGTTAACGTTGCCCGTTGCTGTGGGAGCGATTGGCGATGCTGCATTTGCCTTTAATCCATTAAATGAAGTAAAGGTATATAATGACGAGCTGGAATTTGGGATGTTCCCTTTTATGCAAGCTCCACCTGCAGCACCAGGGGATATAACGCTATTTGGTCGTAGTGGATCGACAACAGAGGAATATGCAATAGCAAACGGCTACACCTTTCAAGTATTGGAAGAGAGTGGTTCGACGGTTTGTGGAGAACATACAGATTTTGAATGTGCAGTTAACGATGATGACACGGTAACGATCACTGGGTACGATGATTATGCCACTAAGGATGTGGTGATTCCGCAGCTGATAGATGGAAAAACAGTGACAGTCATAGGGGAGGGAGCGTTTGCTTTTAAGGGATTAACGAGTGTGACGATTCCTGATTCAGTAACAGATATAGGTGAGGATGCGTTTACGTATAATCAATTAACGAGTGTAATCCTACCGAATTCACTGACAAGTATAGAGGAAGGGACTTTTCAAGCGAATCAATTAACAAGCTTAGTTATTCCAGATTTTGTGGTCAACATAGGACAACGGGCATTCCATGACAATCAATTAACGAGTGTGACGATTCCGAATTCGGTAGTGACAATAGGGTATGGCGCGTTTTGGGTGAACCAATTAACTGAAATAACCATCCCTGACTCTGTGGAGTTTATAGGAGCAAGCGCGTTTAGTGTTAATGAGTTATCCAGTGTAACGATCCCGGAGAGCGTGAAAAACATTAGGGAACAGTCATTCGGCAGAAATCCTTTACAAATGGTGCAGTTTGAGGGAGCTGTACCCATTTTTGGAGCAAATCCTTTTGCTACACCACTTTTGGACGCAAACTTTGAAGGTTGGTATACCGATGAGAATTTTGATAATGCATGGGATCATACAGTCCCGGGACCCATGACGATTTATGGAAAATGGAAAGAGGATTGTGGGGAGGAAGAATGTTTAGGGATGAATTTGACACCAAGTGAAACCAATCCTACCAATCAAGACGTGACGATTTCTGTAAATGTTAACAGATTACCGGAAAGCATTAGGGAATTGAAATGGGCAAAAGGGGATCAAAGCCTTGCTTATTTTCAAGCTGGCGGAGGAGAGCTTGTTACCTCAAATGAATTCATCGTCTCCGAAAATGATACGTATACAGCATATGTACAAGACGTTCTTGGGAGAGAGTTGATTGCAACGATACAAATCAATAATATCGACAAGACCCCTCCCGTAGTTACTGGTGTGACGGATGGTGAAGTGTATAATGCACCTGTAATCATCTCCTTCAATGAAGGGACCGCAACATTAAATGGGATTGCCTTCACAAGTGGAACAACGGTGAGTGCGAATGGCGAGTATGAATTAATCGTTACAGATGAAGCAGGTAACGAAACAACTGTAACATTTGAGATGAATCAGTCTGATTATATATATGTAAATAATGGAAGTAATACGGTAAGAATCACAGGGTACAGGGGAAATGATACAAGTATAGAAATCCCGAATACACTGGATGGGCAGACTGTTGCGGCTATCGGGAATTATGCCTTTAGTGAAAAGAATTTGGAGAGTGTGGTTATACCTGATAGTGTTACGAGCATTGGGGAGTATGCATTTTTTGAAAATATATTACAAGAAATTGAGATTCCAGGCAGTGTAATAACGATTGGCAATCATGCTTTTCGTGACAATAATTTAGCTTCGGTTACTTTTTCAGAAGGGTTGGAGAGGATAGGAGGAAATGCGTTTTTAAATAATTATATAACCGAATTGACCATACCAGATACAGTAACACTCATTGATTACGGTGCATTTGTAGGAAATAACATAACTGAACTAACTTTGGGTGAAAATGTACAGACCATAGAGGCCGCTGCGTTTTGGTTTAATAATTTACAATCGGTAACAATACCGGAATCTGTCAGGTCTATTGGCCGGAGTGCTTTTAGTAATAATCAGATAAAGGAATTTATAGTATTGAGCAATCAGGTAAATATTAATCCGGATGTATTACATGATTCGAATCCAGCTAATCCTGAAGAATTAACGATTCATGGCTATTGTGGATCGACAGCCAATGAACTTGCAAATCATTGGGGATATTCTTTCGAGCAGCTCGAAGTGGACGAATGTTTAATGATCACACTAACCCCGAGCGGAACCGAACCGACGAATGAGGATGTAACGGTCTTAATTGATGTCATAAGCGATATAGCCAATGTGGTGGAGTTGAAATGGGCAAAAGGAAGTAAAGACTTTGTCGACTTCCGTGATGGAGACGGTGAGGATGTGACGGACAATCAATTTACTGTTTCAGAAAATGGAACCTATACCGTATATGTAAAAGATAAGACAGGGAATGAAAAAGTCGAGCGGATAGAGATCAACAATATTGATAAATCCCTATTAATCATTCATGTGCAAATAGTAGATGGGGAGACAATTACCCTTCACGTATATGGCAGCGACTCTATTCAGCAACTGAAACAAAAAATTCAAGATGCTGTGGGGATTGCACCCAAAAACCAAAAAATAACTTTTGCCGGAAAAGTGTTAGAAGATGGTCGCACGATAGCGGACTATAATATTCTGAATGACGCTACAGTGCAATTGGTGGTTTTATCCTCTGATGGAACAAAAGCACCGTCCCCAGGTGGGGGAGGGGGAGTTTATATTCCTTCCAGAGATATAAGTTTAGACAGATTAGAAGTAATTGTTGATGGGAAAAATATATTGCCTTTCGATCCAGCCCAATTCGAATATGATTTGGGTGATACGGAAGCAGAAATCGTAGAAATTATCGTGAAGACACATCATCCTAAGGCGAAAATCACATTAGATGACGAAGCATTTGTAGATGAGCAAACGCTGCTATTGAACGAAGGAAAAAACATTTTCGATATCGTTATCATCGCCGAAAATGGCGCTGAACAAGCATATACCATTATATTGAATCAATTGGAAAAGGTCCCATTCACCGATATTGCGGGACATTGGGCGGAAGGCTATATCAAGAAGACCTATTGGGGGAAAATGTTTTATGGTTATTCAGATAAAACATTCCGACCGGATGACCAGATAAGCCGTATGGAGGTAACAAGTGTCCTTGTACGATTATTGGAATTGGATGAACAAAAGCAAGTGCCATTTATAGATGTTCAATCGATCGGTAAAGATGCTATGAAGGAACTTGAAAAGGCATATACAAATGGTATGGTAAAAGGTTATCTAGACCAGACGTTCAAACCCTATGCAGATGTGACACGTGCTCACCTTGCCTTAATTTTTTACCGTACCTATGAGAAGTTAAACAGAACACCATACAAGCCGAAACAGTTGACATATTTCCCAGATATCGCAGGATACGATCAAGAAACACAAAATGCCATTGCGATGCTTGTTGAATTAAAAATTGCAGAGGGGTCAGGCGGAAAATTTATGCCTAACGATCAAGTAACAAGAGCGCAGGCAGCAAAAATGCTTGTAAATTTTAAAGAAGTGTTAGGCCGCCTAGAAGATAAGTAG
- a CDS encoding histidine kinase N-terminal 7TM domain-containing protein — MDNVIFLTMIVSAMMMCMLLIYSFLHLQKRGVRYFAWVMVCRVVFGWSVILELYSNDLASKLFFRQIEQTALAITVPLVVLCVLDLYARDKWLKWYKQFLLLLFFIGWSVLIWTNDKTHLIFETAALVNGYLDVPRTSLAIAFNIFCYFILLTCVYFFIMYLRKARPEVRKPGIIVILLASISAVIEVVKLVFPDLSQWLLPISVYCGVLGIIMLWIIYKNKIFTIVPMARDFIVDTIREGVLTVDQKGTIIDCNIFIQPLFEEKNSKSIIGKDVSEFLKDWPEWLDACNSMVEKSIEVKKEMDGEEKYFMVKVYPLYSKGFRLLGTVSILFDITEKQQRLEEIAHLNFMKDQLFTLVSHDIREPIALQVNLIEMLEEEKQMFSSETAELLDFLSTQIRSTYMTVGNVLEWFRNQKNDVSLNPESLALVDLIYEAYRILSIKSKAKDIDIAIKVDEAIIVYVDREAIVMVIRNILSNAIKFSNRGAMVEVVAEKYHEGKIVITIRDQGIGMSKKLLGQLFTERQVISTIGTEGERGTGLGLQVSCQFAKMSGGDLWIDSVLGKGSAVYLSLREGEKVEGDHHRR; from the coding sequence ATGGATAATGTCATATTTTTAACCATGATTGTGTCAGCAATGATGATGTGCATGTTGCTAATCTATTCATTCTTACACTTGCAAAAACGCGGAGTCCGTTATTTTGCATGGGTCATGGTTTGTCGAGTTGTCTTTGGTTGGAGTGTCATTCTCGAATTATATAGCAATGATCTAGCAAGCAAGCTTTTTTTTCGACAAATAGAACAAACAGCGCTTGCGATTACCGTCCCGTTGGTTGTTCTTTGTGTACTGGATTTATATGCTAGGGATAAGTGGTTAAAATGGTATAAACAGTTCCTATTGTTGCTTTTTTTCATCGGATGGTCCGTACTTATATGGACAAATGATAAAACTCATCTCATATTCGAAACAGCGGCACTCGTTAATGGCTACCTAGATGTGCCTAGGACTAGTCTAGCGATTGCATTTAATATATTCTGCTATTTTATTTTGCTGACCTGCGTTTATTTCTTTATTATGTATTTACGAAAGGCAAGGCCGGAGGTGCGTAAACCAGGCATCATCGTCATTTTACTCGCATCAATATCAGCCGTTATAGAAGTGGTTAAATTGGTTTTTCCGGATTTATCGCAATGGTTGCTCCCAATTTCTGTTTATTGTGGTGTATTGGGCATTATTATGCTATGGATTATCTACAAAAATAAAATATTTACCATCGTGCCAATGGCAAGGGATTTTATCGTTGATACCATCCGAGAAGGAGTTTTAACTGTCGATCAAAAAGGAACGATCATTGACTGCAATATCTTTATACAGCCGTTGTTCGAAGAAAAAAACAGCAAATCAATAATCGGAAAAGACGTGTCTGAATTCCTAAAAGATTGGCCTGAGTGGTTGGATGCGTGCAACAGTATGGTAGAGAAGTCGATAGAAGTAAAGAAAGAAATGGATGGTGAAGAGAAATATTTCATGGTTAAAGTGTATCCACTTTATTCCAAAGGCTTCCGATTACTCGGAACGGTCTCGATATTATTTGATATAACAGAAAAGCAACAACGATTAGAAGAAATTGCACATCTTAATTTTATGAAAGATCAGTTGTTTACCCTTGTTTCCCACGACATCCGCGAACCGATTGCTCTTCAGGTGAATTTGATAGAAATGCTAGAAGAAGAAAAGCAAATGTTCTCGTCGGAAACAGCTGAGCTGCTTGATTTTTTAAGTACACAAATTCGTTCGACATATATGACGGTTGGCAATGTGCTTGAATGGTTTCGCAATCAAAAAAATGACGTGTCGCTTAACCCTGAATCGTTGGCCTTAGTCGATCTTATTTATGAAGCTTATCGTATACTATCTATTAAAAGTAAGGCGAAAGATATTGACATCGCAATTAAAGTTGACGAAGCTATAATTGTATATGTCGATCGAGAAGCGATTGTCATGGTAATTCGCAATATACTTTCCAATGCGATTAAATTTTCTAACCGGGGGGCAATGGTTGAGGTTGTAGCCGAAAAGTATCATGAAGGAAAAATCGTGATTACCATACGCGATCAAGGTATTGGCATGTCTAAAAAGTTATTAGGACAATTATTTACCGAAAGACAAGTCATCTCTACGATCGGAACCGAGGGGGAACGCGGGACAGGATTAGGTCTACAAGTCAGTTGCCAATTTGCGAAGATGAGTGGCGGAGATTTATGGATTGACAGCGTATTAGGGAAAGGCAGTGCCGTCTATCTTTCGTTGAGAGAAGGTGAAAAAGTTGAAGGTGATCATCATCGACGATGA
- a CDS encoding response regulator, which translates to MIIIDDEQAMLAIMQRMLRRIENIEIIGGFQSVKDALLFTQNTVVDIAFVDIMIADESGLELARQLRAGQKNMEIVFVTSHREYAVDAFDTYPLDYMVKPVSQKRLIQTIERAREKNNKPPKEMDVNRLVVKALGGLEVSSVDAGKVKFISKKSQELFAFLLLGRGRAVSRDRVIDEVFPEMPLENAVGYLNTAVYQLRKALQSHGLKSIVRTFDEQFMLEMTHIDADFISFESYVYRVKEWNEFTVKEALEWEKSFTGDLYENKFYTWSVPEQEGLAIRYHDFAIRLVRWLLTNNQVTQSILIARKIVSRNELDEEANVFLMKAYRAAKDYQSFRSHYEHFIKVYQKEMGSLPAIGKESFFEK; encoded by the coding sequence GTGATCATCATCGACGATGAACAAGCGATGCTCGCAATTATGCAAAGAATGTTAAGAAGAATAGAAAATATAGAAATAATCGGTGGATTTCAAAGTGTAAAAGACGCCCTTCTATTCACGCAAAATACAGTGGTCGATATAGCATTTGTTGATATTATGATTGCAGACGAAAGTGGATTAGAGCTTGCTCGACAATTGCGCGCTGGTCAAAAAAATATGGAAATTGTATTTGTGACTTCTCATCGAGAATATGCGGTTGATGCTTTTGATACGTATCCGCTTGATTATATGGTTAAGCCAGTATCGCAAAAAAGATTGATACAAACCATTGAAAGGGCAAGAGAGAAAAATAATAAGCCGCCTAAAGAGATGGATGTCAACCGATTAGTAGTGAAAGCATTAGGCGGTTTAGAGGTTAGTAGTGTGGATGCGGGCAAAGTGAAGTTCATTTCAAAAAAGAGTCAAGAATTATTTGCATTTTTACTTCTTGGGCGAGGTCGAGCGGTTTCAAGGGATAGAGTTATTGACGAAGTTTTTCCAGAAATGCCATTAGAGAATGCGGTGGGATACCTTAATACGGCAGTTTACCAGTTGCGTAAGGCATTGCAATCACATGGTTTAAAATCAATAGTCCGTACTTTCGACGAACAGTTTATGTTAGAAATGACTCATATAGATGCGGACTTTATTTCATTCGAATCCTATGTTTACCGTGTGAAAGAATGGAATGAATTTACGGTTAAAGAAGCGCTCGAATGGGAAAAAAGCTTTACTGGCGACTTGTATGAAAACAAATTTTATACGTGGTCCGTTCCAGAACAAGAAGGACTCGCGATACGCTATCACGATTTTGCTATAAGGCTAGTTCGCTGGCTTCTTACAAATAATCAAGTAACCCAATCCATATTAATTGCTAGAAAGATCGTTTCGCGTAATGAATTGGACGAGGAAGCAAACGTGTTTTTAATGAAAGCTTACCGTGCAGCAAAGGATTATCAATCTTTCCGAAGTCATTACGAGCATTTTATAAAAGTATATCAAAAAGAGATGGGAAGTCTTCCCGCCATTGGAAAGGAGAGCTTTTTCGAAAAATAG
- a CDS encoding alpha/beta hydrolase, with protein MIFLVWIVISVVALAILACLIISFIVSLKLTRNNVRKPINESPEDYGLDFDLISFQSRDDISLEGWFIPAQQPKNRTIIFAHGYRGNRLEKKLPALKLAKDLTENGFHVLMFDFRSCGESSGNVASIGLYEQEDLLSAIAWVKANHPSSIGLIGFSMGASTALLAAARVPEVVGVVADSPFDELSTYLAEKFYVWTKLPSFPFTPLTLAFIRMHVGSAKKVNPRKALKKIHPRPVLFIHGDQDYSIPYENSMRLHEAYKEHSELWTVSNADHVQGYRLNREEYTRRVVQFFDKS; from the coding sequence ATGATATTCCTTGTTTGGATCGTCATATCTGTCGTTGCTTTGGCCATCTTAGCCTGCCTTATTATCTCCTTTATCGTATCGCTGAAACTAACGCGTAATAATGTAAGAAAACCGATAAACGAATCGCCAGAAGATTACGGTCTCGATTTTGATTTAATATCGTTTCAAAGCAGAGACGATATTTCTTTGGAGGGATGGTTTATTCCAGCACAGCAACCAAAAAACAGGACAATTATTTTTGCGCACGGTTATCGGGGAAATCGATTGGAAAAGAAATTACCTGCATTAAAATTAGCTAAGGATTTGACGGAGAATGGTTTTCATGTTTTGATGTTCGATTTTCGCAGTTGTGGGGAATCTAGTGGAAATGTTGCATCAATTGGTCTGTACGAACAGGAGGATCTATTAAGTGCGATTGCGTGGGTGAAAGCAAATCACCCTTCTTCAATTGGCCTGATCGGTTTTTCTATGGGTGCATCTACTGCTTTACTTGCGGCTGCCCGCGTACCTGAAGTAGTTGGTGTAGTTGCGGATAGTCCTTTTGACGAATTATCTACCTATTTAGCTGAAAAGTTTTACGTATGGACGAAACTGCCTAGTTTCCCATTTACACCACTCACGCTTGCCTTTATAAGAATGCATGTGGGAAGTGCCAAGAAGGTAAATCCAAGGAAAGCTTTAAAGAAAATACATCCGCGTCCCGTTTTATTTATTCATGGTGATCAGGATTATTCAATACCCTATGAAAACAGTATGCGTTTGCACGAAGCCTACAAGGAGCATTCGGAATTGTGGACGGTTTCTAATGCCGATCACGTTCAGGGATACAGATTAAATAGAGAAGAATATACAAGACGGGTTGTTCAATTTTTTGATAAATCATGA